In Myotis daubentonii chromosome 6, mMyoDau2.1, whole genome shotgun sequence, a genomic segment contains:
- the MPIG6B gene encoding megakaryocyte and platelet inhibitory receptor G6b, translating into MALALQLLLLLLWRAQGDPGGRLSLGSQHERVSLDGRPGDRVNLSCAGVSHPIRWVWAPSFPACKGLPKGRRRILWASSSGTPTVSPAQPFAGRLRVLDHPGIRRLELLLSAGDSGTFICRGRHEDESHTVLHVLGDAADCRGSGPSLGSVYPELLILLLGAGLVLGLGALGAVWWQRRRSPPRPPRPLPRSVPRVKAEPQRPAKAEEPKTAGDLDQESSLLYADLDRVALSQPCRLSPVVPADSSTIYAVVV; encoded by the exons ATGGCCCTGGCTCTGcagctactgctgctgctgctgtggaggGCTCAGGGGGACCCCGGGGGCAGGCTGTCCCTGGGGAGTCAGCATGAGCGAG TTTCCTTGGACGGCCGTCCCGGGGACCGGGTGAATCTCTCCTGCGCAGGGGTCTCCCATCCCATCCGCTGGGTCTGGGCGCCCAGCTTCCCGGCCTGCAAGGGCCTGCCCAAAGGACGCCGCCGGATCCTGTGGGCATCttcaagcgggacccccaccgtgTCTCCTGCCCAGCCCTTTGCCGGCCGCCTACGAGTCCTGGACCACCCTGGTATCCGGCGGCTAGAGCTGCTTCTGAGCGCAGGGGACTCGGGCACCTTCATCTGCAGGGGCCGCCACGAGGACGAGAGCCACACGGTGCTCCACGTGCTGGGGGACGCGGCCGACTGCAGGGGGTCCGGGCCCAGCCTGG GGTCCGTGTATCCCGAGCTCCTGATCCTACTGCTGGGCGCCGGGCTGGTGCTGGGACTAGGAGCGTTGGGTGCGGTCTGGTGGCAGCGCAG GCGCTCGCCTCCACGCCCGCCGCGGCCACTCCCCAGATCTG TCCCACGAGTGAAAGCCGAGCCCCAGAGACCAGCAAAGGCCGAGGAGCCCAAGACTGCGGGGGACCTGGACCAGGAGTCG AGCCTGCTCTACGCAGACCTGGATCGTGTGgccctcagccagccctgccGGCTGTCCCCAGTGGTCCCTGCTGACTCCTCCACCATCTATGCAGTTGTCGTTTGA
- the DDAH2 gene encoding N(G),N(G)-dimethylarginine dimethylaminohydrolase 2 has protein sequence MGTPGEGLGRCSHALIRGVPESLASGEGAGAGLPALDLAKAQREHGVLGGKLRQRLGLQLLELPPEESLPLGPLLGDTAVIQGDTALITRPWSPARRPEVDGVRKALQDLGLRIVEMADENATLDGTDVLFTGREFFVGLSKWTNHRGAEIVADTFRDFAVSTVPVSSPCHLRSFCGMGGPRTVVAGSSDAAQKAVRAMAVLTDHPYASLTLPDDAAADCLFLRPGLPGVPPFLLHRGGGDLPNSQEALQKLSDVTLVPVSCSELEKAGAGLSSLCLVLSTRPHS, from the exons ATGGGGAcgccgggggaggggctgggccgctGCTCCCACGCCCTAATCCGCGGGGTCCCGGAGAGCCTGGCGTCCGGGGAGGGTGCGGGggctggcctccctgccctggaCCTGGCTAAAGCACAGAGGGAGCACGGGGTGCTGGGGGGTAAGTTGAGGCAGCGATTGGGGCTTCAGCTGCTAGAACTGCCTCCTGAAGAGTCGCTGCCGCTGGGACCGCTGCTCGGCGACACCGCGGTGATccagggggacacggccctgatCACGCGGCCCTGGAGTCCTGCCCGCAGGCCAGAG GTGGATGGAGTCCGCAAAGCCCTCCAGGACCTGGGGCTCCGGATTGTGGAGATGGCGGACGAGAACGCGACGCTGGATGGCACTGATGTCCTCTTCACGG GCCGGGAGTTTTTCGTGGGCCTCTCCAAGTGGACCAACCACCGAGGAGCCGAGATCGTGGCCGACACATTCCGG GACTTCGCCGTCTCCACAGTGCCGGTCTCCAGCCCCTGCCACCTGCGCAGCTTCTGCGGCATGGGGGGTCCCCGCACGGTGGTGGCGGGCAGCAGCGACGCTGCCCAGAAGGCGGTCCGG GCCATGGCGGTGCTGACGGACCACCCCTACGCCTCCCTGACCCTCCCAGATGATGCAGCCGCTGACTGTCTCTTTCTGCGTCCTGGGTTGCCTGGTGTGCCCCCTTTCCTCCTGCACCGTGGAGGGGGGGACCTGCCCAACAGCCAGGAg GCACTGCAGAAGCTCTCTGATGTCACCCTGGTCCCTGTGTCCTGCTCTGAACTGGAGAAGGCAGGAGCTGGACTCAGCTCCCTCTGCCTGGTACTCAGCACACGCCCCCACAGTTGA